From Flavobacterium sp. 102, a single genomic window includes:
- a CDS encoding CBASS cGAMP-activated phospholipase, with the protein MKNYFKILSIDGGGIRGLIPAKVLAELEEELKKKNPDKKLYEHFDLICGTSTGSILAIAIALGIPSTELVRFYNEYAVEIFPKWYLKIVPRSGRAIITSIYSNKKLRKRLEEAYKAANGGEVPLLNDLKTNICIPTFNGNTGEINILKTKHHDDYFRDYKIPAHEAALSSSSAPIYFPPHTFSYSNEFGKGTNVNMIDGGIFANNPALIGVLEATEKMNKDFSEIKVLSLGTGKGKHIIKKSWKEKDMWYWLFPKPRLLDIILDSQAQITEQYLLFLERVIAKDKEGFKYLRIQHEFGSDTIDLNASSKKDLQRLEAVGEELAKKNLKEIINFLKD; encoded by the coding sequence ATGAAAAATTATTTTAAAATATTATCTATCGATGGAGGGGGAATCAGAGGACTGATTCCTGCTAAGGTGCTTGCGGAATTAGAAGAAGAACTTAAGAAAAAAAATCCTGACAAAAAATTATACGAGCATTTCGATTTGATTTGTGGTACTTCAACAGGAAGTATACTTGCTATTGCAATTGCTCTGGGAATACCTTCAACGGAACTGGTTCGTTTTTATAATGAATATGCTGTTGAAATTTTTCCGAAATGGTATCTTAAGATAGTGCCTCGTAGTGGAAGAGCAATAATTACATCTATATATAGTAATAAAAAACTACGAAAAAGACTTGAAGAAGCATATAAAGCTGCTAATGGAGGCGAAGTTCCACTTTTAAACGACCTGAAAACAAACATATGCATACCAACATTTAATGGAAATACAGGTGAGATAAATATCCTCAAGACAAAACATCACGACGATTATTTCCGGGATTACAAAATACCTGCGCATGAGGCAGCGCTTTCCAGTTCATCAGCCCCAATTTATTTTCCGCCTCACACTTTCAGTTATTCTAATGAGTTTGGAAAAGGTACTAATGTAAACATGATTGATGGTGGAATTTTTGCCAATAATCCTGCCCTCATTGGAGTTCTTGAAGCTACCGAAAAGATGAATAAAGATTTTTCGGAAATAAAGGTATTGTCATTAGGTACCGGGAAAGGAAAACATATTATTAAAAAAAGTTGGAAAGAGAAAGATATGTGGTACTGGCTATTTCCAAAGCCAAGATTACTGGATATCATTTTGGACAGCCAGGCACAGATTACAGAACAATATTTATTATTCCTCGAGCGTGTTATAGCAAAAGACAAGGAAGGCTTTAAATATCTCAGGATACAGCATGAATTTGGAAGTGATACAATAGATTTAAATGCTTCGAGCAAAAAAGATTTACAAAGACTTGAAGCAGTTGGCGAAGAGCTGGCAAAGAAGAATTTAAAAGAAATTATTAACTTTTTAAAAGATTAA
- a CDS encoding LexA family transcriptional regulator, giving the protein MKKIHKTQEKLLDILKSNIDDPLTIRELATLVGEQSPGVIHHHLVQLEKKGYLKRNPNNPKDYTIIDSGEKLVVYINKYGIAQCGPNGLMIEDNVIDRIPIASSLLKFSSSEAFIVEARGDSMQPKIHSGDIVIGKKQNFAENNDIVICSYHDEVMIKQIRKTDNGFVLYSFNHEKYIPRLVEIEDLRIEGIVKNILHYD; this is encoded by the coding sequence ATGAAGAAAATTCATAAAACTCAGGAAAAACTACTCGATATATTAAAATCAAATATCGATGACCCACTAACTATACGTGAACTTGCCACTTTAGTCGGAGAACAATCTCCAGGTGTTATCCATCATCATCTAGTTCAGCTTGAAAAAAAAGGGTATTTAAAACGTAATCCAAACAACCCCAAAGATTATACCATTATAGATTCAGGAGAAAAACTGGTAGTATATATAAATAAGTATGGTATTGCTCAATGCGGACCTAATGGTCTAATGATAGAGGATAACGTAATTGATAGAATCCCCATAGCATCAAGTTTATTAAAATTTTCCTCATCTGAAGCATTTATTGTCGAGGCACGTGGTGACTCAATGCAACCAAAGATTCATAGTGGCGACATAGTTATTGGAAAGAAACAAAACTTCGCAGAAAACAATGACATTGTGATATGTAGTTATCATGACGAAGTTATGATTAAACAAATAAGAAAAACAGATAATGGTTTCGTTTTATATTCTTTCAATCATGAAAAATATATTCCACGTTTAGTTGAAATAGAAGATTTAAGAATTGAAGGGATAGTAAAAAACATACTACATTATGACTAA
- a CDS encoding cyclic GMP-AMP synthase DncV-like nucleotidyltransferase — protein MADCNNLFQEYNGKISISSTKRNKMTTSKTNLRDRIVKYFKDNHPAYKPKFYIQGSDKMKTGIRTKDDICDLDDGVYFFREPDVTATTLQGWVWDAVNGYTSTTPEHRKKCIRNIFAGDYEIDHPVYYKIDGQEYKLAVKNNGWEDSDPKAVVDWFNKNKDSEGKIIKAVKYLKAWCDFKRHRMPNGLAMTILAINAKKNIVLNDRDDILLTDILREIKKEMDRKFECIVPAVPNDDLFGDYEEAREKNFKSNLKDFLDDAEAALKEENQLKASRLWQKHLGDRFPDGEDKNSSVNRSAAAVGAAGSSPWAM, from the coding sequence ATGGCAGATTGCAATAACTTATTTCAAGAATATAATGGAAAAATCTCCATCAGTTCTACAAAAAGGAATAAAATGACAACATCAAAAACTAACCTGCGAGACAGGATAGTTAAATATTTTAAAGACAACCATCCTGCATATAAACCAAAATTTTATATCCAAGGTTCTGATAAAATGAAAACCGGAATACGGACTAAGGACGACATATGTGACCTTGACGACGGAGTTTATTTTTTCAGAGAACCTGATGTAACTGCGACAACACTTCAAGGTTGGGTTTGGGATGCAGTTAATGGCTATACCTCAACAACTCCGGAACATCGTAAAAAATGTATTCGGAATATTTTTGCAGGGGATTATGAAATAGATCATCCGGTTTATTATAAAATTGACGGACAGGAATATAAACTTGCGGTTAAAAATAATGGTTGGGAAGACAGCGATCCTAAAGCGGTTGTGGATTGGTTTAATAAGAATAAGGATAGCGAAGGAAAAATAATTAAAGCAGTGAAGTATTTGAAAGCTTGGTGTGATTTTAAAAGACATAGAATGCCTAACGGGCTTGCTATGACTATTCTGGCAATAAATGCTAAAAAGAATATTGTCCTAAATGACCGTGACGATATTTTATTGACTGATATTTTGCGTGAGATAAAAAAGGAAATGGATAGAAAATTTGAATGTATTGTACCAGCGGTTCCAAATGATGACTTATTTGGTGATTATGAGGAGGCTCGTGAGAAGAATTTCAAATCCAATCTTAAAGACTTCTTAGATGATGCTGAAGCGGCTTTGAAAGAAGAAAACCAGTTAAAAGCCAGCCGTTTGTGGCAAAAGCATTTAGGTGATAGATTTCCTGATGGGGAAGATAAGAACTCGTCTGTTAATCGTTCTGCCGCCGCAGTTGGTGCCGCAGGTTCTAGTCCGTGGGCTATGTAA
- a CDS encoding helix-turn-helix domain-containing protein — protein MEIGTAIKSLRKQKGMGQKELADLCEISVNALSQIELNASFPQKNTIRKICDAFNIPMAYLLLFAMSDEDVAEDKKTTFNVLNDALKKVLLDEVKE, from the coding sequence ATGGAAATAGGAACTGCAATCAAATCGCTGCGAAAACAAAAGGGAATGGGACAAAAGGAATTGGCAGACTTGTGTGAGATAAGTGTAAATGCTCTAAGTCAAATAGAACTTAATGCTTCCTTTCCTCAAAAAAACACTATTCGGAAGATATGTGACGCCTTTAACATCCCTATGGCTTATTTGTTATTATTTGCAATGAGTGATGAAGATGTAGCAGAGGATAAGAAAACTACTTTTAATGTGTTGAATGATGCTCTAAAAAAGGTGTTATTAGATGAAGTAAAAGAGTAA
- a CDS encoding SEC-C domain-containing protein has protein sequence MEGYKIFEEESALVIKEFSKLTLLFDNNIPFLRGMFDLIGQDGSLEDSYEIEIRAGINYPNEFPELFEIGGKIPKNIDWHIYAEGNCCICSPPEEKIICYDGIDLIKFIKSQVQPYLFNQTFRRKNGYFLKERSHGALGWIEFFYEILKTKNISNIIMALNMVMSKQEPDRTALCFCGSKKKYRHCHRDAFRELAKLEEAGLNYYITELKNYI, from the coding sequence ATGGAAGGATATAAAATTTTTGAAGAAGAGTCGGCTTTGGTAATTAAAGAATTTTCGAAGCTGACTCTTTTATTTGACAACAATATTCCTTTTTTACGCGGGATGTTTGATTTAATTGGCCAAGACGGAAGTCTTGAGGATAGTTATGAAATAGAAATTAGAGCAGGAATTAATTATCCAAATGAGTTTCCGGAATTATTTGAGATTGGTGGGAAAATCCCAAAAAATATTGACTGGCATATCTATGCTGAAGGGAACTGCTGTATATGTAGTCCACCAGAAGAAAAGATTATTTGTTATGATGGAATAGATTTAATAAAGTTTATTAAATCACAAGTACAGCCCTATCTGTTTAACCAAACTTTCAGAAGGAAAAATGGTTACTTCCTTAAAGAGCGGTCACATGGTGCGTTAGGTTGGATTGAATTTTTTTATGAAATACTTAAAACAAAGAATATAAGCAATATCATAATGGCTTTAAATATGGTTATGAGTAAACAAGAACCTGACAGAACAGCATTATGTTTTTGCGGAAGCAAAAAGAAATACAGGCATTGCCATCGAGACGCTTTCCGAGAATTAGCCAAATTAGAAGAAGCAGGGCTCAATTATTATATTACAGAATTAAAGAATTACATATAA
- a CDS encoding Fic family protein, which yields MAIQTAGSLWLAAHFGLSNYRITHRSYIGTRDKIELAHDSSTEQTYGPKYAPKNDTVTGHIEFMLKYDDLNLDLLAAVFDRLEEQELLHYISESPSGRYARRIGYLYEWLTNRKLNITHEVSGNYTDLLDTDRYVTGNVIKNARWRINDNLLGVPEFCPIIRKTQALDALLAKDIRSEIEGLKNDYSPEIFQRATQYLYRKETRSSYEIESEKPSPDRVDRFINILYQAGKQPFSEVMAEQNLTTLQNAIVDPRYAQPGFRDFQNYIGQTNYRGEEIYHYVCPPPLMVDSMMKGLTATEAKTLGTPAVARAAIIAFGFVFIHPFLDGNGRIHRFLIHDMLTRDGLAEQGVIIPVSAHMLQNMAEYDTVLEDYSKPLMQRVRFTISTKGDLSIDNANDVSAYFKYPDLTLQSEYLANTIFSTIQHDLLEELFFLERYDELKKELQQLIDMPDKRLSDVIMYLHQNKGVFPNRRKKYFEEITAAEFEAMEAIYLELFSR from the coding sequence ATGGCAATACAAACAGCAGGAAGCCTTTGGCTGGCAGCACATTTTGGACTCAGTAATTATCGTATAACCCATCGTTCCTATATTGGAACAAGGGATAAAATTGAGCTGGCTCATGATAGTAGTACTGAGCAAACCTATGGTCCCAAGTATGCTCCTAAAAATGATACTGTGACAGGTCATATAGAATTTATGCTGAAATATGACGATTTGAATCTTGATCTTTTAGCGGCAGTATTCGACAGATTGGAAGAACAGGAACTTCTACATTATATTTCCGAAAGCCCAAGCGGACGTTATGCAAGAAGGATAGGTTATTTATATGAATGGTTAACCAATAGAAAATTAAACATCACCCATGAGGTCAGTGGCAATTATACTGATTTGCTTGACACCGACCGATATGTTACCGGTAATGTAATAAAAAATGCCCGCTGGCGGATTAATGACAATTTATTGGGCGTTCCGGAGTTTTGCCCGATAATCCGAAAAACGCAAGCTTTAGATGCGCTACTTGCAAAAGACATTAGGAGTGAAATTGAAGGGCTTAAAAATGATTATTCTCCTGAAATATTTCAACGTGCCACCCAATATTTATACCGTAAGGAAACTCGATCATCTTACGAGATTGAAAGCGAAAAACCATCGCCTGACCGTGTAGACCGGTTTATCAATATACTCTATCAAGCAGGGAAGCAGCCTTTTTCGGAGGTAATGGCTGAACAGAATTTAACCACGCTGCAAAATGCTATTGTAGACCCACGATATGCTCAACCTGGTTTTCGAGATTTTCAAAATTATATTGGGCAAACCAATTATCGAGGCGAAGAAATTTATCATTATGTATGTCCACCTCCACTTATGGTTGATTCTATGATGAAAGGACTTACTGCAACAGAAGCAAAAACCTTAGGAACTCCGGCAGTTGCTCGTGCTGCAATAATTGCCTTTGGGTTCGTTTTTATACACCCCTTTTTAGATGGGAACGGACGCATCCACCGTTTTTTGATTCACGATATGCTTACCCGGGATGGTTTGGCTGAGCAAGGCGTTATCATTCCTGTTTCTGCGCATATGTTGCAAAATATGGCTGAGTATGATACTGTGCTTGAGGATTATTCTAAACCTCTGATGCAGCGTGTTCGTTTTACGATTTCGACAAAAGGTGATTTGAGTATAGACAATGCAAATGATGTCAGCGCTTATTTTAAATATCCAGACCTGACTTTGCAAAGTGAATACCTCGCTAATACGATATTCTCGACCATTCAACATGACCTACTTGAAGAGTTGTTTTTCCTGGAACGCTATGACGAACTAAAAAAGGAACTCCAACAATTGATAGATATGCCTGATAAGAGACTAAGCGATGTTATTATGTACCTTCATCAAAATAAAGGTGTTTTTCCTAATCGGAGAAAAAAATATTTTGAGGAAATTACTGCTGCAGAATTTGAAGCGATGGAAGCTATTTATTTAGAACTATTTTCCCGATAA
- a CDS encoding HNH endonuclease, whose amino-acid sequence MMRPLDKGAIPIDALGNPIIVTNYTYWRDKLIDRIGYYCAYCNMPLSHSLQVEHVVPKNPLGPAPGDPLAWSNMLLACGPCNNAKSDDPVDFVTYYFPEEHNTLFPFRIRLNISNDAAFVVPTNGINPIQLAKSTATINLTALDVKDNRSNIVDIRWKKRKDAIITVEAAFEVYQLLKLVPTFDAARSAHNILQFAIPCGFFSLWFEKFENEPEVMEALINGLPGTAIICFDPANGYRPMHRNPINVADPF is encoded by the coding sequence ATGATGAGGCCGTTAGATAAAGGAGCTATACCTATCGATGCTTTAGGCAACCCAATTATAGTTACAAATTATACTTACTGGAGAGATAAATTAATTGACCGTATTGGATATTATTGTGCCTATTGCAACATGCCTCTAAGCCACAGTCTACAAGTAGAACATGTAGTTCCTAAAAATCCACTTGGCCCAGCTCCAGGTGATCCTCTTGCATGGAGTAATATGCTACTTGCTTGTGGTCCTTGCAACAATGCAAAATCAGATGATCCTGTAGATTTTGTGACTTATTATTTCCCTGAAGAGCACAATACCCTATTTCCATTTCGTATCCGTCTAAATATTAGCAATGATGCAGCTTTTGTTGTTCCAACAAATGGCATAAATCCCATACAATTGGCAAAATCAACAGCCACAATTAATTTAACGGCACTCGATGTTAAAGATAACAGAAGTAACATAGTAGATATACGTTGGAAAAAACGCAAGGATGCAATAATAACTGTAGAAGCTGCTTTTGAAGTATATCAATTGCTAAAGTTAGTACCAACATTTGATGCAGCAAGAAGTGCACATAACATATTGCAATTCGCTATACCATGCGGCTTTTTTTCTTTATGGTTTGAAAAATTTGAAAATGAGCCAGAAGTAATGGAAGCACTAATTAATGGGTTACCAGGCACTGCCATAATTTGTTTCGACCCTGCTAACGGTTATCGTCCAATGCATCGAAACCCTATTAATGTTGCCGATCCATTTTAA
- a CDS encoding mCpol domain-containing protein, translating into MHNIYIRIDCDNVGDKIEFALYNDDPETAQKISDSIKINIKWLIDNMNQISKGKVLLIGSDDILFETNEEFFNIQKLENLRQEFFMKTNITLSIGVGISIIDALTNLNIAKISGKNRIILNRHSL; encoded by the coding sequence ATGCATAATATTTATATTAGAATAGATTGCGACAATGTTGGCGACAAAATTGAATTTGCGTTATATAACGACGACCCTGAAACAGCTCAAAAAATTAGTGATTCTATAAAAATCAATATAAAGTGGTTAATAGATAACATGAATCAAATTTCAAAGGGTAAAGTTTTACTCATTGGCTCTGATGATATTTTATTTGAAACCAATGAAGAATTTTTTAATATACAGAAACTGGAAAACCTTAGACAAGAATTTTTTATGAAAACGAATATTACTTTAAGCATTGGAGTTGGAATCTCAATTATTGATGCCTTAACTAATTTGAATATTGCAAAGATCTCAGGAAAAAACAGAATCATCTTAAATAGGCATTCCCTTTAG